From Salvia splendens isolate huo1 chromosome 16, SspV2, whole genome shotgun sequence, a single genomic window includes:
- the LOC121770543 gene encoding ACD11 homolog protein-like has product MPPLKFQSFYSTTDTEIPISGIPISSDESYQKADFTPLAAVVDAFEQISAVLKAKGLHHDLDLKSFCDACSLVSVLFGCLGIAFKFAEMEYVSKVNGLAEASQRYRTLNSILDYNTQNNSVRTQGSLSRNLRRVRQGLNLIRALFQNFLSSNDYCLKDAASAAYAETCAPYHSWAVKTAAYAGMYALPTRDQLLLKLNETEISAEKEMIRYINASLPVIEYIDNLYISRRISLDW; this is encoded by the exons ATGCCTCCCCTCAAATTCCAATCTTTTTACTCAACAACTGATACAGAGATTCCGATTTCGGGAATTCCGATCTCTTCGGATGAATCTTACCAAAAAGCAGATTTTACGCCGCTTGCGGCAGTGGTGGATGCGTTTGAGCAAATTTCGGCGGTGCTCAAGGCGAAGGGGCTTCATCACGATCTCGATTTGAAATCGTTCTGCGATGCGTGCTCTCTCGTCTCGGTGCTATTTGGGTGTTTAGGCATCGCGTTCAAATTTGCTGAAATGGAGTATGTTTCCAAG GTAAATGGTCTCGCGGAAGCATCACAAAGATATAGAACATTGAATAGCATACTTGATtacaacacacaaaataactcAGTAAGGACTCAAGGGAGTCTTTCACGTAATTTGCGTAGAGTCAGGCAGGGCCTTAATCTCATTAGAGCTCTGTTCCAAAACTTTTTGTCTTCTAA TGATTATTGCTTGAAAGATGCTGCCTCAGCTGCTTATGCAGAAACATGTGCCCCTTATCACTCTTGGGCGGTGAAGACTGCTGCTTATGCTGGTATGTATGCGCTGCCAACGAGGGATCAGTTGCTTCTAAAGCTAAATGAAACTG AGATCTCCGCTGAGAAGGAAATGATCAGATACATAAATGCCTCACTTCCAGTCATCGAGTACATTGATAATCTGTACATTTCGAGACGTATCAGCTTGGATTGGTAA